The following coding sequences lie in one Anomaloglossus baeobatrachus isolate aAnoBae1 chromosome 7, aAnoBae1.hap1, whole genome shotgun sequence genomic window:
- the ANKZF1 gene encoding tRNA endonuclease ANKZF1, producing the protein MEGPPGVQLLSLFDLGLSSVALCDLSLYNNSNGRDDSSESVKPPEINLGEVKAPNSLEVSDRMSCSTCQCNFDSREEQKEHYTLDWHRFNLKRRIRGSEALSEEDFQEKTRAGDVSSISGSDSESSDDSEPRPASEPGDGSPPTFAQSIQAQRVLFRNGAQQLLSVYRCVLGAAKDTEVTPQQLLRCVARLQEQPVVVILMAGGGHFAGAVYKGKEVIKHKTFHRYTVRAKRGTAQSVHDSQNRGHMARSAGAALRRHNQVALMADINQLLQSWTEHIRDAQGIYLRAPRSDKTLFLGRNSPITKKDPRVYGIPFCTRRATYREVHRVHTHLYTLQLYEKSAASSLISRTREKTARPRKPGQTKPQEEVTDVADESEEETPAPEEFVEEELTISTLDLREHEVQPRRKKKKRKKREGTSASGPNVTSPRTEPDEEDEDSATEERENDTHQPSSALGGDELSRIRNVLFTCCKTGDTETAKQLLEDGLPGSSDDSSGPRLSSPEVVQRLVNEHLAVERRTLLHVAASAGHGEVACLLMDAGWDPTLRDSNAQTPYSLSADKRTRNSFRKYREENPDKYNYGKSQIPGPILEEVEARKAEKKRAQRAQRKQKEKDDKEERLKREAEEAEKKRFAALSDREKRAMAAERRLAAQLSVSKETAATNVRRCWQCGESLLGKIPFEYLEFSFCTTRCLQEHRRGQAAKSQK; encoded by the exons ATGGAGGG GCCTCCTGGCGTTCAGCTCCTCAGCCTCTTTGATCTCGGCCTCTCCAGTGTGGCGCTGTGTGACCTGTCCCTCTATAATAACAGCAATGGAAGAGACGATTCCTCAGAGAGCGTGAAGCCTCCAG AAATAAATCTTGGAGAAGTAAAAGCTCCAAACTCTCTGGAGGTCTCGGACCGCATGAGCTGCTCCACGTGTCAGTGCAATTTTGACAGCAGAGAGGAACAG aaagaacattacaccttggaCTGGCATCGATTTAACCTGAAGCGGAGAATCCGGGGATCAGAAGCGCTGAGCGAGGAGGACTTCCAGGAGAAGACGCGGGCAG GGGACGTGTCCAGCATTTCTGGCTCGGACTCGGAGAGCTCGGATGACTCGGAGCCACGGCCGGCCTCGGAGCCCGGTGACGGGTCACCTCCCACCTTCGCTCAGTCCATCCAGGCACAGAGAGTCCTATTTAGGAATGGAGCGCAGCAGCTCCTCTCCGTGTACCGCTGTGTTCTGGGGGCAGCGAAG GACACGGAGGTGACGCCGCAGCAGCTGCTCCGGTGTGTGGCGCGTCTGCAGGAGCAGCCGGTGGTGGTGATTCTCATGGCCGGAGGAGGACATTTTGCTGGAGCTGTTTATAAGGG AAAGGAGGTGATAAAGCACAAAACCTTCCATCGTTACACCGTGAGAGCTAAAAGGGGGACCGCACAATCCGTCCACGACTCCCAGAATCGCGGCCACATGGCGAGGTCTGCCGGGGCGGCTCTGAGGCGCCACAACCAGGTGGCTCTGATGGCG GACATCAATCAGTTATTACAGAGCTGGACCGAGCACATCAGAGACGCGCAGGGGATCTATCTCCGGGCCCCCCGCTCCGATAAGACGTTATTCTTAGGACGTAACTCCCCAATTACAAAGAAAGACCCCCGAGTATATGGAATTCCATTCTGCACAAGAAGAGCGACCTACAGGGAGGTCCACAGAGTCCACACGCATCTGTACACACTGCAGCTGTATG AGAAGTCCGCGGCCTCGTCACTGATCAGTAGAACTCGAGAGAAAACAGCGCGGCCTAGAAAACCCGGACAAACGAAACCACAGGAAGAAGTGACTG ATGTCGCTGATGAATCCGAGGAGGAGACGCCGGCACCCGAAGAGTTTGTGGAAGAAGAGCTGACGATCAGCACATTAGATCTAAGGGAACACGAAGTGCAgccgaggaggaagaagaagaagaggaagaagcggGAAGGAACGA GTGCATCCGGGCCCAATGTCACATCTCCAAGGACCGAACCAGATGAGGAGGATGAAGATTCAGCCACCGAGGAAAGGGAGAATGATACACATCAGCCATCGTCTGCACTGGGAG GTGATGAACTCTCCAGGATACGTAACGTCTTATTCACGTGCTGCAAAACCGGAGATACTGAGACCGCTAAGCAGCTGCTAGAGGATGGACTACCCGGTTCCTCTgatgactcctccggtcccagactttCCTCCCCGGAGGTTGTGCAGAGGTTGGTGAATGAGCACCTGGCGGTGGAGCGGCGCACGTTGCTCCATGTGGCGGCGTCTGCAGGACACGGggaggtggcctgtctgctgatggACGCCGGCTGGGACCCTACACTCAG GGACTCCAACGCCCAGACGCCATATTCTTTATCTGCCGACAAACGGACCCGGAATAGTTTCCGCAAGTACAGAGAAGAAAACCCCGACAAGTACAACTATGGCAAGTCGCAG ATCCCTGGACCAATTTTGGAGGAGGTGGAGGCGCGCAAGGCGGAGAAGAAACGCGCGCAGAGGGCACAGAGGAAGCAGAAGGAGAAAGACGACAAAGAAGAGAGGCTGAAAAGGGAGGCCGAGGAGGCTGAGAAGAAGAGATTTGCGGCTCTTAGTGACCGTGAGAAG AGAGCGATGGCAGCGGAGCGTAGACTGGCCGCACAGCTGAGCGTCAGCAAAGAGACGGCAGCGACTAACGTCAG GCGCTGCTGGCAGTGCGGGGAATCGCTTTTAGGAAAAATACCCTTTGAGTACCTTGAATTCTCCTTCTGCACCACACGCTGTTTACAAGAACATCGGCGAGGGCAAGCGGCCAAGTCCCAGAAGTAG